A single window of Nicotiana sylvestris chromosome 3, ASM39365v2, whole genome shotgun sequence DNA harbors:
- the LOC104227299 gene encoding transcription factor MYB98-like — MEFNQSSKQDFSIQPHNNEDMNDVFCTLSKDYLQDFHHLDLSFSLPTFNNPDHNFMIETNGYDPLFDPFSNIKDNYSSMDQDFNFNYEFKPFDQNGTSGSTLVNFNVVPDESSCITTGDNNGNYGKKEIGGRKNKKLVTKSNENSLSSSSMRKLGRGRKKYSKSAKGQWTIEEDRLLIQSVEKFGVRKWSQIAQTLKGRIGKQCRERWHNHLRPDIKKDLWTEEEDRILISAHAEVGNKWSEIAKRIPGRTENSIKNHWNATKRRQFSRRKCRTKWPRPSSLLQNYIKSLNFEKGSNDTILNNNAHELCDKGNNIQQLVADYDFSQVPEFGLDDKLFDDLEIPYNELPQLMQAGEVNKEAELMDLISCVNHEI, encoded by the exons ATGGAGTTTAATCAAAGTAGTAAACAAGACTTCTCTATTCAGCCACACAACAATGAAGATATGAATGATGTTTTTTGCACACTCTCTAAAGATTATCTTCAAGATTTTCATCACCTCGATCTTTCCTTTTCTCTTCCAACCTTCAACAACCCTGATCACAATTTCATGATCGAAACGAATGGTTATGACCCGTTATTTGATCCATTCTCGAATATTAAGGATAATTATTCATCAATGGATCAAGATTTCAACTTCAATTATGAGTTTAAGCCATTTGATCAAAATGGTACAAGTGGTAGTACACTAGTCAACTTTAATGTTGTGCCTGATGAAAGTTCATGCATTACTACTGGTGATAATAATGGTAATTATGGTAAAAAAGAAATTGGTGGAAGAAAGAATAAGAAGCTAGTTACAAAGAGCAACGAGAACAGTTTATCTTCTTCATCTATGAGAAAACTAGGAAGGGGTCGAAAGAAGTACTCTAAATCAGCCAAAGGGCAATGGACTATTGAAGAAGACAg GCTTTTGATCCAATCGGTAGAGAAGTTTGGAGTTAGAAAATGGTCTCAAATTGCTCAAACACTGAAAGGGAGAATAGGGAAGCAATGTAGAGAGAGGTGGCACAATCATCTTAGACCTGATATCAAA AAGGATTTGTGGACAGAGGAGGAAGACAGGATCTTAATCTCAGCTCATGCAGAAGTAGGAAATAAATGGTCCGAAATTGCAAAAAGAATACCTGGAAGAACTGAAAATTCAATTAAAAACCATTGGAATGCAACAAAAAGAAGACAATTTTCAAGACGAAAATGTCGCACCAAATGGCCAAGGCCAAGCTCTCTCCTCCAAAATTATATCAAAAGTTTGAACTTTGAAAAAGGTAGCAACGACACAATCCTTAATAATAATGCACATGAGTTATGTGACAAAGGCAATAATATCCAGCAATTAGTTGCGGATTATGATTTTAGTCAAGTCCCAGAATTTGGTTTGGACGACAAACTGTTTGATGATTTGGAGATTCCTTATAATGAACTGCCCCAATTGATGCAAGCTGGTGAAGTGAACAAGGAGGctgaattgatggatttgatttcTTGTGTTAATCATGAGATATAG